A genomic region of Parus major isolate Abel chromosome 14, Parus_major1.1, whole genome shotgun sequence contains the following coding sequences:
- the LOC107211056 gene encoding mitochondrial Rho GTPase 2 isoform X15, with the protein MMSSTTSRQKSCFGNPLAPQALEDVKMVVWKNTTDGVQDNGLTLNGFLFLNTLFIQRGRHETTWTILRRFGYDDELELTDDYLYPQIRVPPGCSTELNHLGYQFLQRLFEKHDKDQDGALSHTELQNFFSVFPRVPWGPELYNTVCTTDKGLLSLHGFLCQWTLVAYLDVRHCLECLGYLGYPIISEQDSQTQALTVTREKRIDLEKGQTQRNVFLCKVLGARGAGKSAFLQAFLGRSLAAQRENPGQPSLYTINTVQVNGQEKYLILYEVSADTTFTKPSDAACDVACFIYSLSDPKSFSYCASIYKQHYLDSQIPCVFVASKTDLPEASQQPGLFPAEFCYKHCLPPPFLFSCHSQGPPSTTVYTKLATAATFPHLNAVELGVASFWLRVALGAAVTALVGFTLYRLLAKNK; encoded by the exons ATGATGAGCTCAACTACTTCCAG GCAGAAGTCTTGTTTTGGAAACCCCCTGGCTCCCCAGGCCCTGGAGGACGTGAAGATGGTTGTGTGGAAGAACACGACAGACGGGGTGCAGGACAACGGCCTCACCTTGAATG GCTTCCTCTTCCTCAACACCCTCTTCATCCAGAGGGGCCGGCACGAGACCACCTGGACCATCCTGCGCCGCTTCGGCTACGACGACGAGCTGGAGCTGACAGATGACTACCTGTACCCACA GATCCGCGTGCCTCCCGGCTGCTCCACGGAGCTCAACCACCTGGGGTACCAGTTCCTGCAGAGGCTCTTTGAGAAGCACGACAAG GACCAGGACGGAGCCCTGTcgcacacagagctgcagaactTCTTCAGCGTGTTCCCCCGCGTGCCCTGGGGCCCCGAGCTCTACAACACGGTATGCACCACTGATAAAGGCCTGCTTTCCCTGCATGGATTCCTCTGCCAGTGGAC GCTCGTGGCTTACCTGGACGTACGGCACTGCCTGGAGTGCCTGGGCTACTTGGGCTACCCCATCATCTCGGAGCAGGACTCCCAGACCCAAGCCCTCACAG TGACCCGGGAGAAGAGGATTGACCTGGAGAAAGGGCAGACCCAGAGGAATGTCTTCCTGTGCAAGGTGCTGGGAGCGCGGGGCGCAGGCAAGTCCGCCTTCCTGCAGGCCTTCCTCGGCAGGAGCCTGGCG GCCCAGAGGGAGAACCCAGGACAGCCGTCCCTCTACACCATCAACACAGTGCAGGTCAATGGCCAGGAGAAGTACCTCATA ctgtacGAGGTCAGCGCTGACACGACGTTCACGAAGCCGTCGGACGCGGCCTGCGACGTCGCCTGCTTCATCTACAGCCTGAGCGACCCCAAATCCTTCAGCTACTGTGCCAGCATCTATAAG caaCACTACCTGGACAGCCAGATCCCCTGTGTCTTTGTGGCCTCCAAGACAGACCTGCCAGaagccagccagcagccagggctctTCCCAGCTGAGTTCTGCTACAAGCACTGCCTCCCTCcacctttcctcttctcctgccacagccagggacCACCCAGCACCACTGTCTACACCAAACTGGCCACTGCTGCCACCTTCCC CCACCTGAACGCCGTGGAGTTGGGAGTCGCGTCCTTCTGGCTGCGGGTGGCGCTGGGGGCGGCGGTGACGGCGTTGGTGGGCTTCACCCTGTACCGCCTGCTGGCCAAGAACAAATGA
- the LOC107211056 gene encoding mitochondrial Rho GTPase 2 isoform X12, which yields MALVGEEFPEECSAKNLKNISELFYYAQKAVLHPTAPLYDPEEKQLKPACARALTRIFNLSDQDNNQILSDDELNYFQKSCFGNPLAPQALEDVKMVVWKNTTDGVQDNGLTLNGFLFLNTLFIQRGRHETTWTILRRFGYDDELELTDDYLYPQIRVPPGCSTELNHLGYQFLQRLFEKHDKDQDGALSHTELQNFFSVFPRVPWGPELYNTVCTTDKGLLSLHGFLCQWTLVAYLDVRHCLECLGYLGYPIISEQDSQTQALTVTREKRIDLEKGQTQRNVFLCKVLGARGAGKSAFLQAFLGRSLAAQRENPGQPSLYTINTVQVNGQEKYLILYEVSADTTFTKPSDAACDVACFIYSLSDPKSFSYCASIYKQHYLDSQIPCVFVASKTDLPEASQQPGLFPAEFCYKHCLPPPFLFSCHSQGPPSTTVYTKLATAATFPHLNAVELGVASFWLRVALGAAVTALVGFTLYRLLAKNK from the exons CTCAAACCCGCCTGTGCTCGAGCACTGACGCGGATCTTCAACCTCTCGGACCAGGACAACAACCAGATCCTCAGTGATGATGAGCTCAACTACTTCCAG AAGTCTTGTTTTGGAAACCCCCTGGCTCCCCAGGCCCTGGAGGACGTGAAGATGGTTGTGTGGAAGAACACGACAGACGGGGTGCAGGACAACGGCCTCACCTTGAATG GCTTCCTCTTCCTCAACACCCTCTTCATCCAGAGGGGCCGGCACGAGACCACCTGGACCATCCTGCGCCGCTTCGGCTACGACGACGAGCTGGAGCTGACAGATGACTACCTGTACCCACA GATCCGCGTGCCTCCCGGCTGCTCCACGGAGCTCAACCACCTGGGGTACCAGTTCCTGCAGAGGCTCTTTGAGAAGCACGACAAG GACCAGGACGGAGCCCTGTcgcacacagagctgcagaactTCTTCAGCGTGTTCCCCCGCGTGCCCTGGGGCCCCGAGCTCTACAACACGGTATGCACCACTGATAAAGGCCTGCTTTCCCTGCATGGATTCCTCTGCCAGTGGAC GCTCGTGGCTTACCTGGACGTACGGCACTGCCTGGAGTGCCTGGGCTACTTGGGCTACCCCATCATCTCGGAGCAGGACTCCCAGACCCAAGCCCTCACAG TGACCCGGGAGAAGAGGATTGACCTGGAGAAAGGGCAGACCCAGAGGAATGTCTTCCTGTGCAAGGTGCTGGGAGCGCGGGGCGCAGGCAAGTCCGCCTTCCTGCAGGCCTTCCTCGGCAGGAGCCTGGCG GCCCAGAGGGAGAACCCAGGACAGCCGTCCCTCTACACCATCAACACAGTGCAGGTCAATGGCCAGGAGAAGTACCTCATA ctgtacGAGGTCAGCGCTGACACGACGTTCACGAAGCCGTCGGACGCGGCCTGCGACGTCGCCTGCTTCATCTACAGCCTGAGCGACCCCAAATCCTTCAGCTACTGTGCCAGCATCTATAAG caaCACTACCTGGACAGCCAGATCCCCTGTGTCTTTGTGGCCTCCAAGACAGACCTGCCAGaagccagccagcagccagggctctTCCCAGCTGAGTTCTGCTACAAGCACTGCCTCCCTCcacctttcctcttctcctgccacagccagggacCACCCAGCACCACTGTCTACACCAAACTGGCCACTGCTGCCACCTTCCC CCACCTGAACGCCGTGGAGTTGGGAGTCGCGTCCTTCTGGCTGCGGGTGGCGCTGGGGGCGGCGGTGACGGCGTTGGTGGGCTTCACCCTGTACCGCCTGCTGGCCAAGAACAAATGA
- the LOC107211056 gene encoding mitochondrial Rho GTPase 2 isoform X14 yields the protein MALVGEEFPEELKPACARALTRIFNLSDQDNNQILSDDELNYFQKSCFGNPLAPQALEDVKMVVWKNTTDGVQDNGLTLNGFLFLNTLFIQRGRHETTWTILRRFGYDDELELTDDYLYPQIRVPPGCSTELNHLGYQFLQRLFEKHDKDQDGALSHTELQNFFSVFPRVPWGPELYNTVCTTDKGLLSLHGFLCQWTLVAYLDVRHCLECLGYLGYPIISEQDSQTQALTVTREKRIDLEKGQTQRNVFLCKVLGARGAGKSAFLQAFLGRSLAAQRENPGQPSLYTINTVQVNGQEKYLILYEVSADTTFTKPSDAACDVACFIYSLSDPKSFSYCASIYKQHYLDSQIPCVFVASKTDLPEASQQPGLFPAEFCYKHCLPPPFLFSCHSQGPPSTTVYTKLATAATFPHLNAVELGVASFWLRVALGAAVTALVGFTLYRLLAKNK from the exons CTCAAACCCGCCTGTGCTCGAGCACTGACGCGGATCTTCAACCTCTCGGACCAGGACAACAACCAGATCCTCAGTGATGATGAGCTCAACTACTTCCAG AAGTCTTGTTTTGGAAACCCCCTGGCTCCCCAGGCCCTGGAGGACGTGAAGATGGTTGTGTGGAAGAACACGACAGACGGGGTGCAGGACAACGGCCTCACCTTGAATG GCTTCCTCTTCCTCAACACCCTCTTCATCCAGAGGGGCCGGCACGAGACCACCTGGACCATCCTGCGCCGCTTCGGCTACGACGACGAGCTGGAGCTGACAGATGACTACCTGTACCCACA GATCCGCGTGCCTCCCGGCTGCTCCACGGAGCTCAACCACCTGGGGTACCAGTTCCTGCAGAGGCTCTTTGAGAAGCACGACAAG GACCAGGACGGAGCCCTGTcgcacacagagctgcagaactTCTTCAGCGTGTTCCCCCGCGTGCCCTGGGGCCCCGAGCTCTACAACACGGTATGCACCACTGATAAAGGCCTGCTTTCCCTGCATGGATTCCTCTGCCAGTGGAC GCTCGTGGCTTACCTGGACGTACGGCACTGCCTGGAGTGCCTGGGCTACTTGGGCTACCCCATCATCTCGGAGCAGGACTCCCAGACCCAAGCCCTCACAG TGACCCGGGAGAAGAGGATTGACCTGGAGAAAGGGCAGACCCAGAGGAATGTCTTCCTGTGCAAGGTGCTGGGAGCGCGGGGCGCAGGCAAGTCCGCCTTCCTGCAGGCCTTCCTCGGCAGGAGCCTGGCG GCCCAGAGGGAGAACCCAGGACAGCCGTCCCTCTACACCATCAACACAGTGCAGGTCAATGGCCAGGAGAAGTACCTCATA ctgtacGAGGTCAGCGCTGACACGACGTTCACGAAGCCGTCGGACGCGGCCTGCGACGTCGCCTGCTTCATCTACAGCCTGAGCGACCCCAAATCCTTCAGCTACTGTGCCAGCATCTATAAG caaCACTACCTGGACAGCCAGATCCCCTGTGTCTTTGTGGCCTCCAAGACAGACCTGCCAGaagccagccagcagccagggctctTCCCAGCTGAGTTCTGCTACAAGCACTGCCTCCCTCcacctttcctcttctcctgccacagccagggacCACCCAGCACCACTGTCTACACCAAACTGGCCACTGCTGCCACCTTCCC CCACCTGAACGCCGTGGAGTTGGGAGTCGCGTCCTTCTGGCTGCGGGTGGCGCTGGGGGCGGCGGTGACGGCGTTGGTGGGCTTCACCCTGTACCGCCTGCTGGCCAAGAACAAATGA
- the LOC107211056 gene encoding mitochondrial Rho GTPase 2 isoform X13 yields the protein MKRDVRILLLGEAQVGKTSLIMALVGEEFPEELKPACARALTRIFNLSDQDNNQILSDDELNYFQKSCFGNPLAPQALEDVKMVVWKNTTDGVQDNGLTLNGFLFLNTLFIQRGRHETTWTILRRFGYDDELELTDDYLYPQIRVPPGCSTELNHLGYQFLQRLFEKHDKDQDGALSHTELQNFFSVFPRVPWGPELYNTVCTTDKGLLSLHGFLCQWTLVAYLDVRHCLECLGYLGYPIISEQDSQTQALTVTREKRIDLEKGQTQRNVFLCKVLGARGAGKSAFLQAFLGRSLAAQRENPGQPSLYTINTVQVNGQEKYLILYEVSADTTFTKPSDAACDVACFIYSLSDPKSFSYCASIYKQHYLDSQIPCVFVASKTDLPEASQQPGLFPAEFCYKHCLPPPFLFSCHSQGPPSTTVYTKLATAATFPHLNAVELGVASFWLRVALGAAVTALVGFTLYRLLAKNK from the exons CTCAAACCCGCCTGTGCTCGAGCACTGACGCGGATCTTCAACCTCTCGGACCAGGACAACAACCAGATCCTCAGTGATGATGAGCTCAACTACTTCCAG AAGTCTTGTTTTGGAAACCCCCTGGCTCCCCAGGCCCTGGAGGACGTGAAGATGGTTGTGTGGAAGAACACGACAGACGGGGTGCAGGACAACGGCCTCACCTTGAATG GCTTCCTCTTCCTCAACACCCTCTTCATCCAGAGGGGCCGGCACGAGACCACCTGGACCATCCTGCGCCGCTTCGGCTACGACGACGAGCTGGAGCTGACAGATGACTACCTGTACCCACA GATCCGCGTGCCTCCCGGCTGCTCCACGGAGCTCAACCACCTGGGGTACCAGTTCCTGCAGAGGCTCTTTGAGAAGCACGACAAG GACCAGGACGGAGCCCTGTcgcacacagagctgcagaactTCTTCAGCGTGTTCCCCCGCGTGCCCTGGGGCCCCGAGCTCTACAACACGGTATGCACCACTGATAAAGGCCTGCTTTCCCTGCATGGATTCCTCTGCCAGTGGAC GCTCGTGGCTTACCTGGACGTACGGCACTGCCTGGAGTGCCTGGGCTACTTGGGCTACCCCATCATCTCGGAGCAGGACTCCCAGACCCAAGCCCTCACAG TGACCCGGGAGAAGAGGATTGACCTGGAGAAAGGGCAGACCCAGAGGAATGTCTTCCTGTGCAAGGTGCTGGGAGCGCGGGGCGCAGGCAAGTCCGCCTTCCTGCAGGCCTTCCTCGGCAGGAGCCTGGCG GCCCAGAGGGAGAACCCAGGACAGCCGTCCCTCTACACCATCAACACAGTGCAGGTCAATGGCCAGGAGAAGTACCTCATA ctgtacGAGGTCAGCGCTGACACGACGTTCACGAAGCCGTCGGACGCGGCCTGCGACGTCGCCTGCTTCATCTACAGCCTGAGCGACCCCAAATCCTTCAGCTACTGTGCCAGCATCTATAAG caaCACTACCTGGACAGCCAGATCCCCTGTGTCTTTGTGGCCTCCAAGACAGACCTGCCAGaagccagccagcagccagggctctTCCCAGCTGAGTTCTGCTACAAGCACTGCCTCCCTCcacctttcctcttctcctgccacagccagggacCACCCAGCACCACTGTCTACACCAAACTGGCCACTGCTGCCACCTTCCC CCACCTGAACGCCGTGGAGTTGGGAGTCGCGTCCTTCTGGCTGCGGGTGGCGCTGGGGGCGGCGGTGACGGCGTTGGTGGGCTTCACCCTGTACCGCCTGCTGGCCAAGAACAAATGA